Genomic window (Ostrea edulis chromosome 9, xbOstEdul1.1, whole genome shotgun sequence):
ATGCCGCAAGCATTCCATTAAAAATCCACAAAACCAAAAAGAAACTTTTGCAGCATCACCTAGCGTACGGTTCAAATTAGATGCTATTAATACACACAAAAGCAGTGGTTTACATTCATCAGCTTTAGAAACAGAGATGACACAGAaagtttcatattttcatcatgAGGTGACCAAAAAATCTGAAGTCGAAATGAGTGTTCTGGAGGGTGTTTTTGCTTCTGCATATTTCCTTATGAAAAATTTCATTGCCAATAGACAGTTGATTCCTTTGCTTACTTTCATAGAAAAGATCTTCAATGTAGagactttgaaatattttcaacatagGTCATCTAAGTGCCAAACTGAAATTTTTACCACTTTAGGGGAGGCAATGAGAGAAATGCTTTTAAATGATGTTAGAAAGTCCCCAGCATTCGGAATTTTAACTGATGAAGTGTGTTATATATCTATGACTGTAAATTTGATGACATTCGTTCAATTTTATAGATCAGAAAGTGAATCAGTGTGTACCCAAtttatttcatgtaaaaatatacTGAAGGATTTTTCATCAGCAAATTCTGAATCCATTACTGAAATTATTCTTAATGTCTTGCAAGATGATAAACTAGATATATCAAAGTTAGCTGGGTTTTCTTCTGACGGGGCCTCAGTAATGGTAGGCAAGCGTACTGGTGTAGAAACTCGACTAAAATCAGAGAATCCAACACTGATTAATGTTCACTGTGTGTGCCATAAGTTGGCACTGGCATGTGCTAGCTCAAATGATTCTTTAACATACATCAAAACAATTGAAACTATATTACGGCAACTATGGCAGCTGTTTGAAAACTCTCCCAAAAAAATGGCAGTGTATCTTAAAACACAGACAGAACTGAAAGAAATTAATCTTGGCGAAAAGGCGTCTAAAATTGTAAGCAAACGACTCAAAAAAGCCTGTCGTACACGATGGTTGAGTCTCGAGGCCTCTGTTAAAGCCGTTCATGGAGACTATGAGGCAATATTACAAACTCTTTCCATCCTGGATAAGTCTGGTGATGCTGCTGCTACAGGTCTTCTAAAAAGAATGAAAAGTATTAAATTCCTTGGTTCTATGTACATTTTAAGAGACATACTACCTGTATTGTCAAATCTTTCTAAACATTTTCAGAAAGATTCTTTGAACTTTTCAACGATAAGACCTTCAATCAACCATGCTAAAGATAAGTTAAGATCTTTACTAGATGAGGAGACTCCTATGAAAAGCCTCCAAGCAGATATTGACTCTTTTACCGATATGTGTGCAGAGATCAAACTATCAGATAAAGAGTTAAAAGAGCTTCAGTCGTTGTTTACAAAGTATGTTGAGTCCCTTATTTCCAACATAGACAGAAGATTTGAAGACAGTAGTGATATTTTGTCAGCCTTTGCAATCTTCGATCCATTAAGTATACCACTGAACACTGGGGTGGGGTTTAAAGAGTATGGCGTTACTCAAGTCAGGGTAATTGCTGATCATTTTTATCAAGAAATGACAGATGACAACAAACTCAGGGCAACAGAAAAATTAATCAGTGAATGGCagaatttgaaatattatatcaatGACAATATAAAACCAAACATTCCCGAAGATGTTAGAAACGGAAAGAAGTCAACACCTACTGAATGGCTTTTACTTCAACTCCTTAGAAACACAACACTTGAGAACTTTTATCCAACTGTGATTCAAATAGCTGGAATTATATTAGCAATTCCCATCACAAATACTTGGCCAGAGCGGGGGGCAAGCTgcttaaaaaacataaaaacaaaatctagAAACAAATTGAGTGAAACAATGTTGGAGAGCATTCTGCATATTTGTATAAATGGCCCTGAGCCAGAGTCTGAGGAGGGTAGAAAATTGGTAAAGCTATCTGTTGATACTTGGGTCAAAGCTAAAAACAGACGAAAACTTCCCAAATTAAAAGTTAAAGATAAAGGAGTCAGTTCTTTGAATGTCCAACAGGAAAAAGTAACCTTGATGCAGGATGCAAGCATGCAAACAGATGATGACCCTGTCATTGCAAAAGCAAAACAAGTGCTAGACGAAGTCAGGTGTGCAATGAAAGTTATGGCACTCGGCGAAGTTTCAGATAATGACTCTGACTTTGATGAAGATTCTAAAGATGATAGTGATTCAGATTGGTGACAATGACTATTTTTCTTCCATGTTTTTGTGAATCAGTATATGACATGTATCTAAGTGCCTAGCTTGAAATTTATTCAATGAAATTGAATACAGCCATGTTCTCACAATTCTGAGTCTCATTTATATATATGACATTTTCACAGCATTTAATCCAAAGGAGGATTTTTTTTCTGCActcagataatatcaaaacttaCTGAATAAAATCTCAAGTAATTTTAGTATAATTTGTTTGGGATGGGGGGTTGGGGGAGTCATTGTcaatgtaaaattgaaaaagtTACTGCTCTGTTCAAAacataatatttgaattatgacaAAAATTCTCCTCCAGATTAAGTGTTTGAAGTTGGAATCATTTGTTTTCTAATGTTCTCTGATAGCTTGGAAATTTTCTGTCTGTTTTATTCTAAAAATCTAATACAAACCTCatgacaaatgaaaaaaaacaagaaCTCAAGCAAagttaaaaaagttttaattgatcacaattcattttaatttgaatacTGGTACAAGcttttctttttatatctctgATTTTTTAAGGCTGATGACTAAATACctgaaaaaagatatataatttcacatattttaaacCTCAGGATGGGCCAGAATACAGGATTTTGCGttcctgattttcaaaattttctgggaCTTAATTGatcataattcatttttatttgaaaacaaactttTTGTTATAGATCTGAATTTGAATGCTGACGACTGAATGTCATATTTTATGCACTTTGCTGAAATACCTGAAAAAAAGTTATAtaatttcacatattttaaacaataaatttaCCCTCAGAATGcgccagaatgcaggattttgcgtccagaccccccccccccaattgttTTGGGCCTCCTCAAATCCTTTATAGGCCTATAATGAAAAGGAAGTGAAAACCctgtaaatatgggaagttgaagatggagaaTCTGAACATAGGAAGTGGAAGTGTTTTACATCAAGATGGCGAATGACTAGAATCCCAAGGTCATTTCTTCAAGTCCAATCTAATCtgcatattttcaaaagaatgaACCCCTTTTCTGAATCCTTGGACCCGATACTTGTTTCAGATGTACCTTGAGTTTGACATTTATCTCCAGAGTAACCAGAATAACAAACGCAGACACCAGTCGTCTTTTTGTTGGTAATGTCTATAGTATCGAGCAGACAAAAGCCATTGGCTGTGGCTGTGCATTTTGTTGAAGCACCAGGAGCAGTCGCGGGGATGTCACAAGCGCTTCCACCATAGGCAGCCATCGTTAGTTTGGTTCCTGTTTAtggaagaaatatttcaagtaaGAAATATTTCTAGAAAAAAAGTTAATATTATGAAAATTGACTGAATCATAGTTTTCGACAAATCTAAATATAATTCTTATGAGTCCACATGCCTGTGAAagttgtttttcatttcaatttatttagGGAATGTTACATTAAAGCAGATGTAATCAGTATTATATCAAAAGCTAATAAATTCCACATAAATACAATTTACCCAGAAGAAAAACCAGGGGGATTCCCAGCAACACAACAACCACGTGTCTCATGTCAGCAATGGGTTATctgaaaaattttaaaaaaacttagAGCAGTAacattcttttcaaaatatgatatcTCTTTTCATGAATCTTTGAAATACAATTtgataattgaaataaatgcattgcGCAACGTGTGTTTGTTTGCTTTAAATGTCCCATCGAAAATGTAGCAAGTAATGATTAGGATAAGATATTAAAGTAGGATCtgttgaaatttaatttcaaagaaaatattaaattgcagtatatatacatgtactactatcATTAAAGACAAAACACTGATTGGGGTAGATTTTTGTACAAGTCGTGCCGAAAGTATCACATGAATTACCCCAATCCAGTCTTTCGTCTTCATAAATATTAGTATACGACCActgtattatttgtatatatctgtaaatattttgtatttataaccgatgatctgtatagcttaaggaaataaAAGAAGAACGGGGTATACGACCACTGATTTTGAGCAGATCCTATAAACTACCAACACTTGAACAAAATCAACGTCTTTTAAAAGCCACTACTGGCACGGGATGTGTCCATTACTCTGCACCGCTAAGAAGTTTTGactaatgaaattcatcttgaCATATCCCACAGTTCTAATTAAGGATTACAATTAAATTTCGTTCTATACAAATGGAATCCATATAcagtattgaaatattttgaaatacgaatggtatatatattacaatacaAAAGGAaatcatacaaataaataacgAATGCAgattacaaatgaaaaactcaatcatacaaaaaaaaaatatgaaatacaaaaggaaaattatagaatacaaatagaaaatcataagaatacaaatattgaataacttttaaattgatgacttaacaacgatgctgattggaaGAAatattcgtttgatttcttagtCCCAAAAAAATCgtccggagttcatctgcactaagcacgcgggactacttttctctggaatgcgtcttccccgttcaaatcttagcgctatttatagaacgggaatCTCCACACAAGTACTGTAaacgaaatgtattcgtttgatTTTTTCCCATTGCttaccaaaaataaacacaaccaaagatatgaataaaatacaaatataatttaaagaaacaacacatagtgatgacgtggcagaatagtcaacttgatgacgtaggacATTGACTGATGAAAGTAGACATATTACACGAGTTCACGGTATGTAGCCTAcgtatcgtctgctttacgagttcgATAACATAACGGAGCAAACCGCGAATTTTGATCTGGAatcttcgctagccaaaggtgtacgatccgctccgctccTCTACAACCCTTGGCTGCGTTAGGACGATTTTCGTGTCAACAATATCCTGCATATGACTGGATGCAGGCCAAGTCCCCTGTATCTAACCAAATAGCGTGCTACTTTACACCACGTGCAAGAGATGGAATGTGTAAACAATTAATCATTGTCTTCAAAACACTTCCAtttaatcattttcataaagTCTCCATACAACATGGCAGTGTGTAGACAGTGCCATGAAGATTTGTATATATCATCATGTAACTCACTGGGCGCagctatttttattttaacaacacACACAAAGTGTAGTTGAAAAacgcattttcattggttgaaaatgatgtaatccaaacagagtttgttttctccatccgctaGAGGACGCCACTCAAAGCTACGAAAATTGTGCTAACGCAACCAAGGGTGGTGGAGAAGCGGAGCAGATCTTAAactcttggctagcgaagatgttgATCTGggagatatttatgaaattgaactgTGTTATAAGGGGCTCAACAAGGACgatttagatgaagaggtgttgatctttttacttgatattgaaatggagccgagtcgCATTCTACTCTTCCTACATCACAActagtgttcaacgtctcctccaacacaatgcagcatatATCCAGTCACCGCTTGTTCTCTTCTTTTTATAATTAATTAAGTTTTTAACCAGTGCACTTTTAATtcggcgtataatccatttaattctgcacagtaactgtacGTGTACCTGACCTGAACTCAAAGCCAGTTtagttgttttcattgttacgtatATGTATTCCTCCGcaccatttcaaaaacgttaattcaagctttatGATCAG
Coding sequences:
- the LOC125660062 gene encoding zinc finger protein 862-like, with protein sequence MFQLSRKFMFQCKKGAISSMPSSKKINHNWLNGNWWLCFVEGEGMFCLVCRKHSIKNPQNQKETFAASPSVRFKLDAINTHKSSGLHSSALETEMTQKVSYFHHEVTKKSEVEMSVLEGVFASAYFLMKNFIANRQLIPLLTFIEKIFNVETLKYFQHRSSKCQTEIFTTLGEAMREMLLNDVRKSPAFGILTDEVCYISMTVNLMTFVQFYRSESESVCTQFISCKNILKDFSSANSESITEIILNVLQDDKLDISKLAGFSSDGASVMVGKRTGVETRLKSENPTLINVHCVCHKLALACASSNDSLTYIKTIETILRQLWQLFENSPKKMAVYLKTQTELKEINLGEKASKIVSKRLKKACRTRWLSLEASVKAVHGDYEAILQTLSILDKSGDAAATGLLKRMKSIKFLGSMYILRDILPVLSNLSKHFQKDSLNFSTIRPSINHAKDKLRSLLDEETPMKSLQADIDSFTDMCAEIKLSDKELKELQSLFTKYVESLISNIDRRFEDSSDILSAFAIFDPLSIPLNTGVGFKEYGVTQVRVIADHFYQEMTDDNKLRATEKLISEWQNLKYYINDNIKPNIPEDVRNGKKSTPTEWLLLQLLRNTTLENFYPTVIQIAGIILAIPITNTWPERGASCLKNIKTKSRNKLSETMLESILHICINGPEPESEEGRKLVKLSVDTWVKAKNRRKLPKLKVKDKGVSSLNVQQEKVTLMQDASMQTDDDPVIAKAKQVLDEVRCAMKVMALGEVSDNDSDFDEDSKDDSDSDW